In the genome of Xanthocytophaga agilis, one region contains:
- a CDS encoding metallophosphoesterase has translation MRHFFTITLFIFYSSFLSAQSPKYTLFLLGDAGAPVLNGQDPTLQLLKTQLEKTPNSALIILGDNIYQNGMPDEESSARENAEARIVAQLKILESYKGNTYVVPGNHDWKRGKVGGWKYLENQEKFVENYLKRGNVFLPDEGCPGPVEIALTNQATLVILDTQWWLQPKEDRPGEDSDCECKNEAQVVERLQDIMTRNQSKQVIVAAHHPMYTYGEHNGAATWKDHIFPFTHLKKNLYIPLPILGSIMPLYRGAFGDIQDMKHGKNRFMRKSILDVLTAYPNTIYVNGHDHNLQYIKRDSMHFITSGAGSKRTVVRNGKYALFTDSQKGFARLDFYEDGTVGLEFWEAIKPESAVFKQTIISNGKPAIAVQQDSISPKNIVLPKSQIVSASQQYGTSKWGEIWLGKNYRAEWKQPIEVPVFDIEKERLKILQKGGGQQTKSLRLEDASGKQFVLRSIEKDPESAIPEFIRKTVFADLVQDQISAAHPYGAIAVPGLAEAAGVPHANPKVVFIPDDPHFGQYQKLFANTLAIFEERNPGNEEDENTKSYSTIKVVEKLEDDNDNRVNQQAVVRARLFDMFISDWDRHDDQWRWVGQKTEKGIIFSPVPRDRDQAFFINEGWIPKLASRKWAMPKIQGFGYTIRDVRTLNFNARYFDRSFLTELSLPDWLQVAKDIQQRMTDEVIEKSVHQLPDSVFKIRGQEIINKLKSRREILPQEAEKFYRFLARKVDVVGSDKNEYFLVNHLNDTQIEIKVYKTNKDGDSTKALYTRTFSSPETKEISLYGLGGKDLFMISGNTNKSIKVRIIGGGGKDVIADNSRNSAGKTIVYDTKDNTEIKTSASVRDKTSDDPKVNEYNRKAFKYDLVLPLLSAQYNPDDGVFFGGGVLIRKQGFRKEPFAAQHKITVNHAAATEAYNFDYQGTFTNVFPKTDLQINAEIKAPNFVNNFFGLSNESAYDKEQRINYYRVRFENLSLNALFFKKLSSQTKFFLGPQIESVEIESSSRKRFIYEYASENNLPESFFDRKSYAGLMAGFRIDSRDNKVYPTNGVFWNADLKVMRTLNDNITQPYTQLSSELAFYWSIKLPARVTFATRFGGGVNFTNYEFFQANSLGGLTNLRGYRRTRFSGRDSFYNNTEVRVRLFSFRTYLFPAFGGIVGFHDVGRVWVDNEKSNVWHTGYGGGIFLVPFQQVVITALYGFSKEDSLPVIRLGFFF, from the coding sequence ATGAGGCATTTTTTTACTATTACTTTATTTATTTTTTATTCTTCTTTCCTTTCAGCTCAATCTCCTAAATACACACTTTTCTTATTAGGTGATGCAGGAGCACCTGTGTTGAATGGTCAGGATCCAACCTTGCAGTTGCTGAAAACACAACTGGAAAAAACGCCCAATAGTGCTTTGATCATTTTGGGTGATAATATTTATCAGAATGGAATGCCAGATGAGGAATCTTCGGCTCGGGAGAATGCAGAAGCCCGAATAGTTGCTCAGTTAAAAATCCTGGAAAGTTATAAAGGTAATACATATGTAGTACCGGGAAACCATGATTGGAAACGCGGTAAGGTTGGTGGCTGGAAATATCTGGAAAATCAGGAAAAGTTTGTTGAGAACTATCTTAAGAGAGGTAATGTGTTTTTACCAGATGAAGGATGTCCTGGACCTGTTGAAATAGCTTTAACTAATCAAGCTACCTTAGTGATTCTGGATACTCAGTGGTGGTTACAACCAAAAGAAGATCGTCCAGGAGAAGATTCAGATTGTGAGTGTAAAAATGAAGCGCAGGTAGTAGAGCGGTTACAAGATATAATGACCAGAAACCAAAGTAAGCAAGTTATAGTGGCTGCTCACCATCCAATGTATACATATGGAGAACATAATGGTGCTGCTACCTGGAAGGATCATATCTTTCCATTTACTCATCTGAAAAAGAATTTGTATATACCATTGCCTATACTAGGTTCTATCATGCCTCTTTATCGGGGTGCATTTGGCGATATCCAGGATATGAAACATGGGAAGAATCGTTTTATGCGAAAGTCTATTCTTGATGTTTTAACAGCCTATCCTAATACAATTTATGTAAATGGTCATGACCACAATCTGCAATACATTAAACGGGATAGTATGCATTTTATAACAAGTGGGGCTGGATCTAAACGAACTGTTGTGAGAAATGGGAAATATGCTTTGTTTACAGACAGTCAAAAAGGATTTGCTCGTTTGGATTTCTATGAAGATGGTACTGTAGGGCTAGAATTTTGGGAAGCAATTAAGCCTGAAAGCGCTGTATTTAAGCAAACCATTATCTCCAATGGAAAACCTGCTATTGCAGTTCAGCAAGATAGTATATCCCCTAAGAATATTGTATTGCCCAAAAGTCAGATAGTATCTGCCAGTCAACAATATGGTACGTCAAAATGGGGTGAAATATGGTTAGGAAAAAATTATCGTGCAGAGTGGAAACAGCCTATAGAAGTACCTGTATTTGATATTGAAAAGGAGAGATTAAAAATCCTTCAGAAGGGGGGAGGACAACAAACAAAATCACTTCGGTTAGAAGATGCGAGTGGTAAGCAGTTCGTTTTGCGGTCTATTGAAAAAGATCCGGAAAGTGCTATTCCTGAATTCATTCGTAAGACCGTTTTTGCTGATTTGGTACAGGATCAGATCTCTGCAGCACACCCCTATGGGGCCATTGCTGTACCTGGATTGGCTGAAGCAGCGGGTGTTCCTCATGCAAATCCCAAAGTTGTTTTTATTCCGGATGATCCCCATTTTGGACAATATCAAAAGTTATTTGCCAATACATTGGCTATTTTTGAAGAAAGAAACCCTGGTAATGAAGAAGATGAGAATACTAAAAGCTATAGTACCATCAAGGTAGTGGAAAAGTTGGAGGATGATAATGACAATCGTGTAAACCAGCAGGCGGTAGTTCGGGCAAGATTATTTGATATGTTTATCTCAGACTGGGATCGCCATGATGATCAGTGGCGTTGGGTGGGACAGAAAACAGAGAAAGGAATAATTTTCAGCCCTGTGCCTCGTGATCGTGATCAGGCTTTTTTTATCAACGAGGGGTGGATTCCCAAGCTTGCCAGTCGCAAATGGGCCATGCCAAAGATTCAAGGGTTTGGTTATACAATCAGGGATGTACGAACACTGAATTTTAATGCCCGTTACTTTGATAGATCGTTTTTAACAGAGTTATCTTTACCTGATTGGCTTCAGGTTGCGAAAGATATACAACAGCGCATGACAGATGAGGTGATTGAAAAATCTGTTCATCAACTGCCGGATAGCGTTTTTAAAATCAGAGGTCAGGAGATTATCAATAAGTTGAAGTCTCGGAGAGAGATATTACCACAGGAGGCTGAAAAATTTTATCGCTTTCTGGCAAGGAAAGTAGATGTGGTAGGTAGTGACAAGAATGAATATTTTCTGGTAAATCATCTGAATGATACTCAGATTGAGATAAAAGTGTACAAGACTAACAAAGATGGAGATTCTACGAAAGCCTTATATACTAGAACATTTTCTTCTCCGGAAACCAAAGAAATCAGTTTATATGGATTAGGTGGAAAGGATCTCTTTATGATTTCTGGAAACACTAATAAATCGATTAAAGTACGAATCATTGGTGGTGGTGGCAAGGATGTAATTGCTGATAATTCCAGAAATAGTGCCGGAAAGACAATTGTATATGATACCAAAGATAATACAGAGATAAAAACATCTGCTTCTGTTCGGGACAAAACGTCAGATGATCCAAAAGTCAATGAGTACAATCGAAAAGCGTTTAAATATGATTTAGTACTACCCTTATTGTCTGCTCAATATAATCCAGATGATGGGGTTTTCTTTGGTGGAGGTGTTCTGATTCGCAAACAAGGTTTTAGAAAAGAGCCATTTGCTGCCCAACATAAAATTACTGTTAATCATGCGGCTGCTACGGAAGCATATAACTTTGACTATCAGGGGACATTTACAAATGTTTTCCCTAAAACAGACCTTCAAATTAATGCGGAAATAAAGGCACCTAATTTTGTAAATAACTTTTTCGGACTAAGCAATGAGAGTGCGTATGATAAAGAACAACGCATCAATTACTATCGGGTACGATTTGAAAATCTGAGTCTGAATGCCTTATTTTTTAAGAAGCTCAGTTCTCAGACAAAGTTCTTTCTGGGACCACAAATTGAAAGTGTAGAAATAGAAAGTTCTTCGAGAAAGCGGTTCATCTATGAATATGCTTCTGAAAATAATTTACCGGAGAGTTTCTTTGACCGGAAAAGTTATGCTGGTTTGATGGCAGGTTTTCGAATTGATTCGCGGGATAATAAAGTATATCCTACCAACGGTGTTTTCTGGAATGCTGACTTGAAAGTGATGCGCACCCTGAATGACAATATCACGCAGCCATACACGCAACTTTCTTCAGAGCTAGCCTTTTACTGGAGCATAAAGCTACCTGCCCGGGTGACTTTCGCAACCCGGTTTGGTGGAGGAGTTAACTTTACCAATTATGAATTCTTTCAGGCAAATAGTTTGGGTGGCCTGACAAACCTAAGAGGCTATCGTCGTACCCGGTTTTCTGGAAGGGATAGCTTTTATAACAACACAGAAGTTAGAGTTCGGTTATTTAGCTTTAGAACCTACCTATTCCCTGCGTTTGGGGGAATTGTTGGGTTTCATGATGTGGGTCGTGTGTGGGTGGACAATGAAAAATCCAATGTATGGCATACTGGTTATGGCGGAGGTATTTTCCTGGTGCCGTTTCAACAGGTAGTTATTACTGCCTTATACGGCTTCTCCAAAGAAGATAGTTTACCCGTGATACGGCTAGGCTTTTTCTTTTAG
- a CDS encoding PLP-dependent aminotransferase family protein: MLPYSTLLSIDRQSSTPVYLQITNNMILQIKKGVIGAGTKLPGSRALSEQLQVHRKTVIKTYEELLTQGWIEQIPAKGTFVSKKLPEITPEKISSATNVPPAYPVQTGFRIESNTLLHRPIIKAGNLIGFDDGFPDVRLAPVEVLSRTYRTILQRSFQKKLLLYGETQGNPYLREVLADYLHQSRGLAISSNNICITRGSVMGIHLAAKIICKQGDKVIVADANYPAANMIFQQLGVQLLRVPVDEQGICVDSIETLCEEQSIRLLYITSHHHYPTTVTLSAERRIRLLQLASQYDFAILEDDYDYDFHYTSSPILPLASADTHGMVVYVGSLTKAIAPAFRVGYIVAPQNLIEEAGYLRRIIDRQGDLILEQAMAELIAEGELKRHLKKAQKLYHERRNFFCDLLENYFPESISFKVPEGGMAVWATFYQRHNLETLSLEAQKQGLLLGNGKNYDCNLQNMTRMGFASSNLEEIEQSIHLLQKVMA, from the coding sequence ATGCTTCCTTACTCCACTTTATTATCTATTGATAGACAAAGCAGCACTCCTGTCTATCTGCAAATTACCAATAACATGATCTTGCAGATAAAGAAAGGAGTTATCGGAGCGGGGACTAAATTGCCTGGTAGTAGAGCTTTATCCGAACAATTGCAAGTGCATAGAAAAACGGTAATTAAAACCTATGAAGAACTTCTAACACAAGGTTGGATAGAACAGATACCAGCCAAAGGAACCTTTGTAAGCAAAAAGTTACCTGAGATCACACCAGAGAAGATATCTTCAGCTACTAATGTACCACCTGCTTACCCTGTACAAACTGGTTTTAGGATTGAATCTAATACACTTCTCCATCGGCCAATTATCAAAGCGGGTAATCTCATAGGTTTTGATGATGGATTTCCAGATGTACGCCTGGCTCCAGTGGAAGTACTTTCACGTACCTACCGGACTATTTTACAACGCAGTTTCCAAAAGAAGCTTCTTTTATATGGTGAAACGCAGGGCAACCCATACCTACGCGAAGTTTTGGCAGATTATCTCCATCAGAGCCGAGGACTGGCAATTTCCTCAAATAATATTTGTATTACCCGAGGTAGTGTTATGGGAATTCACCTGGCAGCAAAAATTATCTGTAAACAAGGAGATAAAGTAATCGTAGCAGATGCCAATTATCCGGCAGCTAATATGATATTCCAACAACTAGGTGTACAGTTACTTCGTGTTCCGGTTGATGAACAAGGAATATGTGTAGATTCAATTGAAACACTTTGTGAAGAGCAATCTATACGTTTATTATATATTACGTCTCACCACCATTATCCAACAACAGTTACACTGAGTGCAGAACGGCGAATACGTTTATTACAATTGGCATCACAATACGATTTTGCCATCCTGGAAGATGACTATGATTACGACTTCCATTACACCAGTAGTCCAATTCTACCGTTAGCCAGTGCAGATACGCATGGCATGGTAGTTTATGTAGGTTCTCTAACCAAGGCAATTGCACCTGCTTTTCGGGTTGGATACATTGTTGCTCCACAAAACCTTATAGAAGAAGCAGGTTATCTGCGTAGAATTATTGACAGACAGGGAGACCTTATACTGGAACAGGCGATGGCAGAACTGATTGCAGAGGGAGAATTGAAGCGCCATCTCAAAAAAGCACAGAAGCTTTATCACGAACGCCGGAACTTCTTCTGTGATCTGTTAGAAAATTACTTTCCTGAATCCATTTCATTTAAAGTGCCAGAAGGTGGTATGGCTGTATGGGCTACATTTTATCAACGACACAATCTGGAAACGTTATCGTTGGAAGCTCAAAAACAAGGCTTACTGTTAGGTAATGGAAAGAACTATGATTGTAATCTGCAAAATATGACTCGCATGGGATTTGCATCTTCTAATCTGGAAGAAATTGAACAATCTATCCATCTCTTACAAAAAGTTATGGCATAA
- a CDS encoding cupin domain-containing protein, with product MVFSPDTFLKNLPLPATEKWKDGVWYIEVYRHGTMQLEIFAPKNKDYQTPHEQDELYIIISGTSEFIKESEHYTCKVGDVIFVEAGRVHRFENFSDDFITWVIFYGPKGGETSV from the coding sequence ATGGTATTCTCTCCTGATACTTTTCTAAAAAATCTGCCTCTTCCTGCTACTGAGAAATGGAAGGATGGTGTCTGGTATATAGAGGTTTATCGTCATGGGACAATGCAACTGGAAATATTTGCTCCCAAAAATAAAGATTATCAGACACCACATGAGCAGGATGAGTTATACATTATTATTAGTGGTACAAGTGAATTTATTAAAGAGTCTGAACACTATACCTGTAAGGTTGGAGATGTCATTTTTGTGGAAGCAGGAAGAGTACATCGCTTTGAAAATTTTAGTGATGATTTTATCACCTGGGTCATTTTCTATGGCCCCAAAGGTGGTGAGACATCTGTATAA
- a CDS encoding pyridoxamine 5'-phosphate oxidase family protein has protein sequence MENTSQTFEQTERTTLTRSLKRGTYDKQTIYDILDESLVCHVSYVQNGQPFMIPISYGRMDDKLYIHGSVGSHFFRELAKGIDVCICITLLDGLILARSTFHHSVNYRSVVIFGKTELVTDEEERWKALECFTEHIIPGRWNDARQPNASEMKKTMVISIPLEEASAKVRTGGVNDDEEDMDLNVWAGVLPLKLVPQLPEPDAALDSSIVLPDYIKNYNNSVKIV, from the coding sequence ATGGAAAACACTTCTCAAACATTTGAACAAACAGAGCGGACTACGCTTACAAGATCTCTCAAAAGAGGAACCTACGACAAGCAGACTATTTATGATATTCTGGATGAATCATTGGTTTGCCATGTATCGTATGTTCAAAATGGACAGCCTTTTATGATTCCGATCAGCTATGGGCGAATGGATGACAAGCTATATATTCATGGTTCTGTGGGTAGTCATTTTTTTAGAGAGCTGGCCAAAGGAATAGATGTTTGTATTTGTATCACTCTGCTGGATGGACTGATTCTTGCGAGATCGACATTCCATCACTCTGTAAACTATCGGTCTGTGGTTATTTTTGGTAAGACAGAACTTGTTACAGATGAGGAAGAAAGATGGAAAGCTTTGGAATGTTTTACAGAACATATTATTCCTGGTCGTTGGAATGATGCCCGGCAACCCAATGCCAGTGAAATGAAAAAGACAATGGTAATCTCTATCCCTCTGGAAGAAGCTTCTGCCAAAGTACGTACAGGCGGGGTAAATGATGACGAAGAGGATATGGACTTGAATGTATGGGCAGGTGTACTACCATTAAAGCTGGTTCCTCAACTACCTGAACCAGATGCTGCTCTTGATTCCAGCATTGTATTACCTGACTACATTAAGAATTACAATAATTCAGTGAAAATAGTATAA
- a CDS encoding oxidoreductase: protein MKYILLFFVCQATFAQWIVQNSNTQASFRTVSAVDKNTCWVSGSGGTVLRTLDGGVSWQKLSVPGADQLDFRDIHAFDAQTAVIMSAGDGSEGKAKLYKTIDGGASWKLVYSTDQKGVFFDSIDFWDRQYGIAFSDPIDGKFYIITTSDGGETWKRMNPENIPAVKSGEAAFAASGTALVVQGNTNAWIGTGGENGGRVFYSTDQGQTWQVSETTIKAGKTSGIFGVRFLDAKTGIAIGGNYEDVKEAFLNVNVTKDGGKTWTAASQTIPAGLKEGVAIYNKNTLVAVGPSGTCYSMNWGKTWTKIDDSALHAVSFAGKVGWAVGGKGQIVKFNDVILNQEPK from the coding sequence ATGAAATATATCCTACTCTTTTTTGTTTGTCAGGCAACCTTTGCACAATGGATAGTCCAGAACAGTAATACCCAGGCGAGTTTTCGAACGGTAAGTGCTGTTGATAAAAATACATGTTGGGTTAGTGGCTCCGGAGGTACAGTACTCCGAACATTAGATGGTGGTGTCTCCTGGCAGAAGCTATCCGTTCCTGGTGCTGACCAACTTGATTTCAGAGATATTCATGCGTTTGATGCCCAAACAGCAGTTATTATGAGTGCAGGCGATGGATCAGAAGGAAAGGCAAAATTATACAAGACTATAGATGGGGGAGCTAGCTGGAAGCTGGTCTATTCAACAGATCAGAAGGGCGTTTTCTTTGATTCCATAGATTTCTGGGATAGACAATACGGTATAGCTTTTAGTGATCCGATAGACGGCAAATTCTATATTATTACTACTTCTGATGGAGGGGAAACCTGGAAACGGATGAATCCTGAGAATATTCCTGCTGTTAAAAGTGGTGAAGCTGCGTTTGCCGCCAGTGGAACAGCCTTAGTAGTGCAGGGAAATACAAACGCTTGGATTGGTACGGGTGGAGAAAATGGTGGAAGAGTTTTTTATTCTACAGATCAGGGCCAAACCTGGCAAGTATCAGAGACAACCATAAAGGCAGGAAAAACATCTGGCATATTTGGTGTACGCTTTCTGGATGCCAAAACTGGTATCGCCATTGGCGGAAATTACGAAGATGTAAAAGAGGCTTTTCTAAATGTCAATGTAACGAAAGACGGAGGTAAGACCTGGACAGCCGCTTCGCAAACTATTCCTGCTGGTTTAAAAGAAGGAGTTGCTATCTACAATAAAAATACGTTGGTGGCTGTAGGTCCATCAGGTACTTGTTATTCAATGAATTGGGGTAAGACCTGGACTAAAATTGACGACTCAGCTTTACATGCTGTTAGCTTTGCTGGAAAGGTTGGCTGGGCTGTAGGAGGGAAGGGGCAAATTGTAAAGTTTAACGATGTTATTCTGAATCAGGAGCCAAAATAG
- a CDS encoding TIGR00266 family protein translates to MQSHEIDYKIIGEDIQIVEIELDQNETVIAEAGAMVYMHDGIQFETKMGDGSQANSGFMGMLKQVGSRLLTGESLFMTHFTNRGYQRSKVAFAAPYPGTILPIDLAQIQGNTLIAQKDSFLCAALGTKISIHFNRKLGSGIFGGEGFILEKLQGDGLAFIHAGGVVIEKYLNNETLRVDTGCVVAFEPSIQFDIQQAGGLRSMMFGGEGLFLATLRGTGRVWLQSMPISKLVEALAPYGRNSNKEGGSILGGLGNLLDGD, encoded by the coding sequence ATGCAATCACACGAAATTGACTACAAAATCATTGGTGAAGACATTCAGATTGTAGAAATTGAACTGGATCAAAATGAAACTGTCATAGCAGAAGCAGGTGCAATGGTTTATATGCACGATGGTATTCAGTTTGAGACGAAAATGGGAGATGGATCACAGGCCAATAGTGGATTTATGGGTATGCTTAAACAGGTTGGCTCCCGCTTACTCACAGGTGAATCTCTTTTCATGACTCACTTCACCAACCGAGGCTATCAGCGTAGCAAAGTTGCTTTTGCAGCCCCTTACCCTGGTACCATTCTGCCTATTGATTTGGCACAGATACAAGGTAATACACTAATCGCTCAGAAAGATAGCTTTCTGTGTGCAGCACTAGGTACCAAAATTTCCATTCACTTTAACAGGAAACTTGGTTCCGGTATTTTTGGTGGAGAAGGGTTCATTCTGGAAAAACTACAAGGTGATGGACTGGCCTTTATTCATGCAGGTGGTGTAGTAATTGAGAAATATCTTAACAACGAAACTTTACGTGTTGATACAGGTTGTGTGGTAGCATTTGAACCTAGTATCCAGTTTGATATTCAGCAGGCAGGAGGTTTACGTTCTATGATGTTTGGAGGAGAAGGTCTCTTTCTGGCAACCTTACGTGGTACAGGCCGTGTATGGCTACAATCTATGCCTATATCCAAACTAGTAGAGGCTCTTGCTCCTTATGGACGTAACAGCAACAAAGAAGGTGGTTCTATTTTAGGTGGCCTGGGTAATTTACTGGATGGTGATTAG
- the gltX gene encoding glutamate--tRNA ligase, producing MEVRVRFAPSPTGALHIGGVRTALFNYLFAKKMGGKMLLRIEDTDQKRFVPGAEEYIIESLKWVGIHIDEGQGVGGPHAPYRQSERKEIYQKYVQQLLDEGKAYYAFDTDIELEAMRQRLKAAGAANTSYNALTRTQMRNSLTLNEDQTKQLIDAGTPYVIRIKVPMKEEIRFKDLIRDWVVVHANTLDDKVLMKSDGLPTYHLANIVDDHLMQITHVIRGDEWLPSAPLHILLYKFLGWEAPQFAHLPLILKPDLLDEKGKIIEERHGKLSKRDADEMGFPIFPLTWNGTNADGEDITSVGYREAGYYKEALINFLALLGWNDGTDKELFSLDELIDSFTLGRIHKTGSKFDIRKAKWFNQHYLRQKPDSELAEGLINALQQKNITCSQEKASKIVHLMKERVTFPQEIHEQIEFLFQEPAVYEESVVQSKWNQESVTLLTAFKDELVTITEFNAEIAKATLHTVLEKAGVKIGKVMPALRLALTGAGHGPDLMQIMDILGKEETSNRIEKAIDKLVVIG from the coding sequence ATGGAAGTAAGAGTTCGTTTTGCACCTAGCCCAACGGGGGCTTTACACATTGGTGGGGTTCGTACAGCCCTATTTAACTATCTGTTTGCAAAGAAAATGGGCGGAAAAATGTTACTCCGCATTGAAGATACTGATCAAAAGCGTTTTGTACCCGGAGCGGAAGAATATATTATAGAATCACTAAAGTGGGTAGGTATTCATATTGACGAAGGACAGGGCGTTGGAGGTCCACATGCCCCCTACCGCCAGTCTGAACGGAAAGAAATTTATCAGAAATATGTACAGCAATTACTGGATGAAGGGAAAGCCTATTATGCCTTTGATACAGATATAGAACTTGAGGCTATGCGTCAGCGCTTAAAAGCAGCAGGAGCAGCCAATACGTCCTATAATGCATTGACACGTACCCAAATGCGTAACTCTCTGACATTGAATGAAGATCAGACAAAGCAATTAATTGATGCAGGAACGCCGTATGTAATTCGGATTAAGGTTCCTATGAAGGAAGAAATCCGCTTCAAAGATTTAATTCGTGACTGGGTGGTTGTACATGCCAATACATTAGATGATAAAGTATTGATGAAGTCAGATGGATTACCTACCTATCACCTGGCCAATATTGTAGATGATCACTTGATGCAGATCACCCACGTGATTCGGGGTGACGAGTGGCTTCCATCTGCTCCTTTGCATATATTATTGTACAAGTTCCTTGGGTGGGAAGCTCCTCAATTTGCCCATTTGCCGTTGATTCTAAAGCCTGATTTATTGGATGAAAAAGGTAAAATTATTGAAGAACGACATGGAAAACTTAGCAAACGGGATGCCGATGAGATGGGATTCCCAATCTTCCCATTAACATGGAATGGAACAAATGCCGATGGTGAAGATATTACATCTGTTGGGTATCGGGAAGCAGGATATTATAAAGAAGCACTAATCAATTTCCTTGCTTTACTTGGCTGGAATGATGGTACAGATAAAGAGTTATTTTCACTGGATGAATTGATTGACAGCTTCACATTGGGAAGAATACATAAAACGGGGTCTAAATTTGATATTCGGAAAGCCAAATGGTTTAATCAGCACTATTTGCGTCAAAAACCCGATTCAGAATTAGCAGAAGGACTAATAAATGCCTTACAGCAAAAAAATATCACTTGTTCTCAGGAGAAAGCAAGTAAAATTGTTCATCTGATGAAAGAACGGGTTACCTTTCCTCAGGAAATTCATGAACAAATAGAATTCCTCTTCCAGGAACCAGCAGTGTATGAAGAATCGGTTGTACAAAGCAAGTGGAATCAGGAATCTGTGACTCTATTAACAGCATTTAAAGATGAATTGGTTACTATAACAGAGTTCAATGCAGAAATAGCCAAAGCAACGCTGCATACAGTCCTGGAAAAGGCAGGAGTCAAAATTGGAAAAGTTATGCCAGCACTTCGATTAGCATTGACAGGCGCTGGACACGGACCTGATCTTATGCAAATCATGGACATTTTGGGAAAAGAAGAAACCAGTAACAGAATTGAAAAAGCTATTGATAAATTAGTTGTGATAGGTTAA
- a CDS encoding ATP-grasp domain-containing protein, with amino-acid sequence MLVPSEITLFIPYKADTERLSVTAVWQNMGGQVIQLDRFWEKPVALPTQKIAIYGNDTFSLVVAQLFALQLISPDNFLLTKLSPIWTKRQIHTQSLESITDNLFPAFIKSVVPKQFKAAVYQTKADLLTETDGLAPDTQLLISEIVAIEAEARCFVLHHTLKDIAIYEGTTSLETGKDFIQDFLDNVPDLPETFVVDLGYSSIKGWFILEFNASWGAGLNGCDPEKVIECIIAATINPSEFV; translated from the coding sequence ATGCTTGTTCCTTCTGAAATAACGCTCTTCATTCCCTACAAAGCGGATACAGAAAGATTATCTGTTACTGCAGTCTGGCAAAATATGGGTGGACAGGTTATTCAATTAGATCGTTTCTGGGAAAAACCCGTTGCTCTTCCTACTCAAAAAATTGCCATTTACGGAAATGACACTTTTTCACTAGTTGTAGCCCAACTATTTGCGCTTCAACTTATCTCTCCTGACAATTTTTTACTCACAAAGCTTTCTCCAATCTGGACAAAAAGACAAATACACACTCAGTCATTAGAATCTATTACAGACAATCTCTTTCCAGCATTTATTAAGTCGGTTGTTCCCAAACAATTTAAAGCAGCCGTTTATCAAACAAAAGCAGACCTTCTAACAGAAACAGATGGACTTGCTCCTGATACACAATTGCTGATTTCAGAAATTGTAGCAATAGAAGCAGAAGCACGATGCTTTGTATTGCATCATACACTTAAAGATATCGCCATTTATGAAGGCACCACATCTTTGGAAACGGGCAAAGATTTTATTCAGGATTTTTTAGATAACGTTCCTGACTTACCAGAAACATTTGTGGTTGATCTGGGATATTCCTCAATTAAAGGCTGGTTCATTCTGGAATTTAACGCTAGTTGGGGTGCAGGATTGAATGGTTGTGATCCGGAAAAAGTGATTGAATGTATTATAGCAGCTACTATAAATCCATCAGAGTTTGTCTAA
- a CDS encoding VOC family protein, whose amino-acid sequence MSISLAWFEIPVTDLSRAKIFYETIFDIKIQLLDLGALKIGSFPASPSGVSGALCQHAEFYKPSFEGPMIYIDANPDLSTILNKVESVGGKILFPKRLISPDQGYTAIFIDTEGNRIGLRSKN is encoded by the coding sequence ATGAGTATTTCACTTGCGTGGTTTGAGATTCCTGTTACAGATCTTTCCAGAGCCAAAATATTTTATGAAACAATCTTTGATATCAAGATTCAACTACTTGACTTGGGGGCGTTAAAAATAGGCAGTTTTCCTGCCTCTCCGTCAGGAGTTTCCGGAGCATTATGTCAACATGCAGAATTTTACAAACCTTCGTTTGAAGGACCAATGATTTATATAGATGCAAATCCGGATCTGAGTACTATTCTCAATAAAGTAGAATCAGTAGGTGGCAAGATACTCTTTCCCAAACGCCTCATCTCGCCAGATCAGGGGTATACAGCTATTTTTATCGATACTGAGGGAAATCGTATAGGACTTCGTTCCAAAAACTAA